The Methanolacinia petrolearia DSM 11571 genome has a segment encoding these proteins:
- a CDS encoding 30S ribosomal protein S13: MEEQEIKYFVRVENTDLDGTKSVQVALTGLAGIGMHTSVSIAQMAGVDPRATLGLLEEDVVDRIREVVSGYTEKVPAWMLNRQKDVYTGEAKQLLGTDLRMAVDDDVNRMRKIRCYRGIRHETHQKVRGQRTKSTGRHGATVGVSKKK; the protein is encoded by the coding sequence ATGGAAGAACAAGAGATAAAATACTTCGTCAGGGTAGAAAACACAGATCTTGACGGTACCAAATCTGTTCAGGTCGCGCTTACCGGTCTTGCAGGCATCGGTATGCACACTTCGGTCTCAATCGCACAGATGGCCGGTGTAGACCCGCGTGCAACCCTCGGTCTTTTGGAAGAGGATGTTGTGGACAGAATTCGCGAGGTAGTCTCAGGCTACACCGAGAAGGTCCCTGCATGGATGCTTAACCGTCAGAAGGATGTGTACACCGGAGAGGCAAAACAGCTCCTCGGTACAGACCTTCGTATGGCTGTCGACGACGACGTCAACAGGATGAGAAAGATTCGCTGTTACCGCGGTATCCGCCACGAAACCCACCAGAAGGTCAGGGGACAGCGTACAAAATCGACAGGCCGCCACGGCGCAACCGTCGGTGTAAGCAAGAAGAAATAA
- a CDS encoding 30S ribosomal protein S4, whose amino-acid sequence MGYPGKNHKKYETPKRRFEKTRIEDENRLMMEYGLRNKREFWKAQSTLRKYRRAARDLLALKSSVTDEAFIARKEDELLGHLERYGLLSAGAGIGDVLAMKTENELERRLQTIVYRKGLARSPKQARQFITHGHIAVNGRKLTIPGYRVRRSEEAGVAYYGTSPLTDTVHPERERIVSGGRA is encoded by the coding sequence ATGGGATATCCTGGAAAAAACCACAAGAAATATGAAACCCCCAAGAGGCGTTTCGAGAAGACCCGTATTGAGGATGAGAACAGACTCATGATGGAATACGGTCTTCGAAACAAGAGGGAGTTCTGGAAGGCCCAGAGTACGCTTCGTAAATACAGGCGTGCAGCCCGTGACCTTCTTGCCCTTAAATCATCCGTAACGGATGAGGCGTTTATCGCAAGAAAAGAAGACGAGCTTCTCGGTCACCTCGAGAGGTACGGTCTTCTCTCCGCCGGTGCAGGCATCGGCGACGTTCTTGCCATGAAGACCGAGAACGAACTCGAGCGCAGACTCCAGACCATCGTTTACAGAAAAGGTCTCGCACGTTCGCCCAAGCAGGCCCGCCAGTTCATTACACACGGCCACATCGCCGTGAACGGCAGGAAGCTTACAATACCCGGTTACCGCGTACGCAGGTCCGAAGAAGCAGGTGTCGCATATTACGGAACATCTCCACTTACAGACACCGTACACCCTGAGCGCGAGCGCATCGTTTCTGGAGGCAGAGCATAA
- a CDS encoding 30S ribosomal protein S11, whose amino-acid sequence MASDEKWGIAHIFASFNNTVITITDLSGAETVTKSSGGMVVKQARNESSPYAAMQMATNVAQAAKDKGIVGVHVRVRAPGRGKQRSPGPGAQAAIRALARAGMRIGRIEDVTPVPHDSIRAKGGRRGRRV is encoded by the coding sequence ATGGCATCCGATGAAAAGTGGGGAATCGCCCACATCTTCGCATCATTCAACAACACGGTCATAACAATAACCGATCTCTCGGGAGCCGAGACCGTGACAAAGTCCAGCGGCGGTATGGTTGTCAAACAGGCCAGAAATGAAAGTTCACCTTATGCTGCCATGCAGATGGCAACCAATGTCGCACAGGCGGCAAAGGACAAAGGCATCGTAGGAGTTCACGTCAGGGTCCGTGCACCAGGCAGGGGCAAACAACGCAGTCCCGGTCCCGGAGCACAGGCTGCAATCCGTGCACTCGCCCGTGCGGGAATGAGAATCGGACGCATCGAAGACGTAACGCCCGTTCCACATGACAGCATCCGTGCAAAAGGTGGAAGAAGGGGCAGGAGAGTCTGA